AGAATCCTGGAGGTTTGTAGTGTGATATTACCTTGTGgaagttaaaaatcaaatcgaGCTCACACACCTGAAGGTCATAATATAAAACAAGTCCTGATCAAAATCTAGATGTTCTGGGAAAGGTAAAAGCTAATGAAAAGTAGAAGTAGAGGTTCCAGGTGCTGGTATTATACTCACACTTCCAAAATAGCGATCGAGAATCTCAACATAGTGATGAATGATCTCAAGGACTTCTAACTCGTTATCCTCCTGATCAATGCACATGCAGAAGTAGAGACTTGCATATCttttgtaaacaactttgtaGCCTCTCCATTCAACGAAATTGCAGAGCTTGGGACCTCGATTCAGAATCACTCCACTGAGTTCTCGTATAACCTATCCATAGCATGTAAGATCAAACGTATGCTAAAGCATAACAACATGGGATTAAGCACACGATAATTTTGGTATCCCATACCTTAGATCTTTCCTTCTGTGCATAAGGAGAATACCATTTGGTGAGCCTTACCTTTCCTTGCCGGCTAACAAGAAGCACAAAATGTATCTGAAACCACACACAAAAGACCATGCGGATCCTTGTAAGATGAGGAGACAGAGCATACAAAAAGATACttctaaaacaatatatagttCATGTAAAAGACCATGCGGATGATCCTTGTAAATCAACAAGATAACTCTATGAGAAAGCCAACCCATGTGGATCAACCAACTAGCATCACCGTTTATGGCATCACATAACAGAAGCTAACATTATCTTAAGGTTTGAAGACATTGAGTTAATTAGGAGGATCAAATCATACCCCAGAAGCTAACATAATCAAAAACTATAAAGGTACCAAATTTCTATCTGCATTCTCAAGCATATCATATCACCATCCGAAACTACCGATCTATTCGTGCGCGACGATTGAGAGAATGTGGAAGGAAAAGCAGATCCAAGCGGAAATCGGATCAAACTAATTAACGAAAATAAGAGCCAATGGGAGATGCGAAATACAAAATCCAGGAGATTCGGAGGTGGTTACAGAGATTGTTACCATGATTTCGTAGCTCACTCAAGACGATTCAAATCTGTCGCAGCCAAATCCACAAGCtgagatgatggtgatgatcccCTCCTCTCCCCACGGCAATaactaaatgttttttttgtttctttgctcaaaACTGTGTCAAACAGTTGAGAGTGGTAGGGGTATAATAGTCATTTACAGTATTAAAAAATGGATTGCATTCCGGGTCGGATCCATGTAATGCGATCCGACTCTGACCCTAATTTACAatttctctaatcatttttcttCCATTATTACGTTTAACtttctttgtttaaattttacatttttccgATTCGGATGATCGATTAAAACTACCGTCGTCCATTTCAATGTTGACTAATAATGAATTCTTAGCTTAATGAATATCCAAATTTATTTCTAAACCGCCATTAAATAGGTcaaaacacataatttaattagtatattttgtACTAGTGCCATTGCGTTACCACACACATACAAGTCCACATAATAATCATTTTTAGcttcaattcttttttcttttataaaagcaaaaaaaaaaatctaactaaGAAAAAGAATCTTTGCAACTGGCAAAGATTAACGACCAATGGACAATAATGAAGTTATGAACACAAAACCTTTCACATAAAGCTAGTACCTATTTAGTTTGAAGTACACCATAGACCACCAGACTACACCATACCTTGGACTTGGAGAGAGGCATATTCTTTTGCACAGAAATCGTATGAGCAGTCCCTAAATTTCAAGAGAAAATCTGAAAACTCCCCtatataaaacattttctattttaatttatttttaaatcgaAAACTAAGATAATTACAATCATATCCTAGTATAAATCCagaaattaccaaaaataccTAATCCAACTTCAAACCCAATCGGATCTAGAGGTCTCATCGGATTTATCTCTActtcactatttttttaattccaaagACTACAacggttctctctctcttcatgaAAAACTAGGAAAACTAGGGGATACTAATCGAGAGATCCTTTGCTCTCTTTAAGCGTTGTGTTGTTCGATCGATTGTGGTCAGTTATCGATTGTTAGCAAGATGGTGAAGACGAGGTGGActaaaaagaggaaaattgTCGAGAAAGAACAAGATTCAGGGACGGCGGAGATTTCTCAGCTGGCGGATCTCCCTGCGGTTGGTGATGGAGATGGTGAGGACGAAGTCAAAAGGAGTGATAAAGAGGATGAGGGAGTTGACTCAGAGACtgtgggagaagaagagaagggagTCGAAGAGGATATCGGAAgcgacgaaggagaagaagagagcgagCCAGATCCCGATAGCGAAGAAGAAGTAGATTCAGACGCATCTTTGGGAGAGACCGATTCGGGCGACTCCACCGAGGAAATGGTACGTAGTACCGATTGATTGACCATGTAGAAGTAAGGAAAACatgtttttctgggtttgtaaTACTAGGATAACATAGTATAACTATTTGGGTTTGGAAAACTAGTATATCTAGGTATAACTATATGTATTGGAAAAACTTGGTTTTACTTGGTAGAACTATTAATTTGGTATAACCTGGTAATACTTGGGACTACTGTTTGTTGCAGGATGCCGATGATGATGAACCGATGGCACTACAACCTTTAAAAATGTACTTTCCAGCGGCGGAgtataagaagaagattaagtTAGGTACGAGGTGTTATGTAAAGGAACTTTTGACAACTTTTGAAAAATTGAAGCATCCGCTCACTACGTTTGAGAGGAATTGGTTTGAGAACCATCCACAGTTCAAACACATTTGGCACTTGCCAAAGGACAAAAATCACAAGGTTATGGGCATGTGGATGCTACTTCTCCGAACGGCATGGattgaaaagaaaagggaagtttggtttgttgttaaTGGCGTGCCCATCCGTTATAGTATCAAGGAACATGCTTTGTTATCAGGATTCAATTGCCGCAACTATCCAATTGACTATAACAAAGTTGGAAGCAAGAACTTTGTGAACAATCATTTCAAGAATAAGAAGGTTACTCGTGAAGAAGTGAGAGAAAAGCTCAAAGAGATGGTACCTATGGAACGGTCTCGAGATAGGTTGAAGATGGTTGTCTTATACTTCTTATCCAGCATTGTTAAAGCACCGACAAAGACAGGAGAACAAGCAACAGAAATTGATGAATTTTTGCAAAATGCGGTTAGTGATCTTAATTTTTGTAAGACGTTTCCTTGGGGGAGATATTCCTTTAATTACATGCTAGAAGAGATTGCTCACACGATGGATCATTTCCATGGGACCGTCACTGAAGGTGTATTATGGCCGGTTGCAGGTTTATGTATTCCTTTGGAggtaagtaaaatatatttagtattgGATGTTGCGTGTT
The sequence above is a segment of the Camelina sativa cultivar DH55 chromosome 10, Cs, whole genome shotgun sequence genome. Coding sequences within it:
- the LOC104716590 gene encoding AP-1 complex subunit sigma-2; translation: MIHFVLLVSRQGKVRLTKWYSPYAQKERSKVIRELSGVILNRGPKLCNFVEWRGYKVVYKRYASLYFCMCIDQEDNELEVLEIIHHYVEILDRYFGSVCELDLIFNFHKAYYILDELLIAGELQESSKKTVARIISAQDQLVEVAKEEASSISNIIAQATK